The Cydia strobilella chromosome 13, ilCydStro3.1, whole genome shotgun sequence genomic interval TCTAATCTAGTGcaaaatacatataggtacgaTCTACCCAAGACATGAAAATGGTATTGTTTCTGTTATAGATGTAGtgcttaattatttttcatcgtattttcacggaaatgtATGAATGTTTCTtgatatttcagtcagtctccgtacaaaaagtactgaggtagATTGAAGTAGCatgtagcatgacaaataccgacaatgaaaaacaattatgcactacatctgtatgtcTACACTTATTTTACATGGCCTGTAATTCATAAAGTGACAGTTTCAAAGTAACCTATTTATAATTCTCAAATCAGTAATGCAATTGACAATTGTTTATATAAAACGCAGAAAGGCTAATGCTTGTTACTATAATGTAGTGTTCTTTCTTTCACTgtcaaattaatttgaaataaatatgaattataCACCTTCCTTTGGCTACAATCTAACTAGAATCCAATTGTGGTGGCCattttgttgtttaaaaaaaaacagaacgtTGAACATGACATTCTTTACAAAAGTATAATGATCTACTAAGTCCTCAAACTGTCAACATTTGAATACCGTTGCTAACTATTCTTTCAGGTGCACTAGAATGTATGTGTGATCATTTTGCATGAATGCCCTTTCGGCCTTCCAATATACCATTTAGTCTTCATGTCCAGGGCTCGAATTTTAAGTGTGGGTGATGTAAAAATGATGCCATTTTGCACACTAGATGATGTGGTAAATAAAGTAAGTTTTAGGAAATGATTGCATCAAGAGCAATACACGTTTCTGTCACTTACCtccaaaaatattgtttaattaaaaacattgaTAAGTGGTAATTGTTTACAATCATCTACATCATCGGCACTAAAAGTTTGGGCCCTGTTAATGACAATTATGTCAACTTTGAAACTACAACTTAACTACATCACAAAACAAGTTTGTGCAAGTACACTAAAACTATGGTACTCAAGGTCAGTGCAATGGAAGAGGTAATGAATGATGAACCGTTGCATTCATCCGAAGCACAGTAACACTCCTCCCAATAGACGCCATTTTCGTACACTCCCCAGTTGCACACTGTGGTCACTCCGGTATCTGCTATTGAGGCGCAGCGGCGAATCACTTGACGCCATCTACCATCCCCTGGAAATAAAAAAGAGATAAACTACATTACTCCGTGGGGGCCTAGCAAAAACCTTTTTCAAGAAAATTTCCCAGGGCCTTATTGACACCTCAGGTGACTGGAGGGCTGGAAGCTACCTTGGCTAGAGGATAAGCCTGGCCATCCAAAAAGGTAATgcagccagccttctgggcaccataATGCATGAAGGTGACCTggggagtatttttttttatttataagtttaaggTTCattgcattgaactattattactaatgtATCGAATcgacacagagaaccagtattttgcaccATGAGTTGTTGCCATTTTGGCATCACACCATAGAAgtggagcgtgaatctcgcgacctaaacgcgtaagcgccatgaattttacggcgctcaCGACGATTTGGTAGCGTAGTACAGgatgtgattgcgacaatttcattgtttggtatgtcgtttatatagtaataataactcagtggtttattatagtttagttttaattttaatgttaagtttatttattttgtttgttgttatgtactatgttttttgtttaataaagtaattttaaagaGACTACATTACTCAGCTATTCACTAACTTGTACAGTGATAACTCATGAACTAACATGTCAACTTATGGATAAAGACTGGAATAAGAGTGTCAACTTGCAGCTACACAAACTACTTACAAATAAACCCTTTAGGTCCTTGCTGAGTCAGTTTCATGCAAAATGCTCCCTGTATATTTGTTTCTTCGCTGTAGCAGTCAACTGCTATGTGACTCTCTTTGTCAAATGACGTATAAGCGCCGCAATTATCTTCTAGCAAGTTTTGGGACGATGCACATTGATAACATCGTACGCTGAAAACTAAAATAGTTGTGGTTGCAGTTGTTAAATCAAAATGTCtttatagattacaggaaattTATGAATGAAATCTGTCTTTACCTGCTGGCAGGATACAAGCGAAAATTAATACACTGTATAAAGTtgtcatatttaaaatataatctttaacaaagcatgaaaataattaaattattgtttcaCAAAACAAAGTCGCAAACTCAACTCACGACACTTCAACAGTTTTGAA includes:
- the LOC134746375 gene encoding uncharacterized protein LOC134746375, which gives rise to MTTLYSVLIFACILPAVFSVRCYQCASSQNLLEDNCGAYTSFDKESHIAVDCYSEETNIQGAFCMKLTQQGPKGFIWDGRWRQVIRRCASIADTGVTTVCNWGVYENGVYWEECYCASDECNGSSFITSSIALTLSTIVLVYLHKLVL